The window AACTGAAGCACCTTCATCAACAATAATTAATGTTCTTTCAAATTGACCACTAGAAATTCCATTAATTCTAAAATATGCTTGTAATGGTTTTTCTAAATGAACATTTTTAGGAACATAAACAAATGATCCGCCACTTCATACAGCTGTGTTTAACATTGCAAATTTATTATCATCATATGGAACTAGTTTTCCAAAAAATTTCTTAACTAGTTTTGGGTATTTTAAAACTGCTGTTTCAACATTGGTGAAAATAACACCTTTTTGAACTAATTCTTCTTCTAGTTTTTTATAAACTGTTTCAGAGTCATATTGAGCAGAAACACCATTTAAAAACTTAGCTTCAGCTTCTGGAATTCCTAATTTTTCAAAAGTCTTTTTAATTTGTTCTGGAACTTTATCTCAATATGATTCCATTTTCTTAGTTGAAGATGTGTAATAAATAATATCATCATAATTGATATTAGATAAATCTGCACCTCAATCAGGATTAGGAGTTTGTAAAAACTTTTCATAAGCTTTTAATCTTATATCAAGCATTCATTCAGGTTCATTTTTAATTTTTGAAATTTGTTTAATTACATCAACTGACAAACCTTTTTTAGTATTAAGGATGGAATTTTCTCCATCACTAAAACCATATTTATACTCTTGATCTACTTCTTTTTTTTCTATCATAATCTTATTTTGTAACTAATTGTTCTATAGCTACAATCCCCACTTTCGCACATTTTATTCTATTAAGTTGTTTACTAATATTTTTGAATACTGATAAATATTGTAACTCTTCCTCATTAAATGAATCACCATCAATCATATTAAAATATTTTCTAATTAAATCGCTGATATCATTCACTTTTTTATTTTTAATCATTGTACAAAAAATATCTGTTGATGCAGTACTTATTGCACATCCAATTCCACTAAATTTTACATCTACTATAATTCCATTTTCTTCTTTTAAATATAAAGTTAAATTATCAATACAAGATGCTGTTCTATTATTAAAAGATACATAAATGTCATTTAATTTAGAAGCTTCATCTTCTGAAATTTTATTATCTGGAATTTCATAATGGTCCAATATTAGTTTTCTGCTTTGAGCTTCGTCATCACTAAAGTAACCCATTTAAAATATCTCCTTTTTTAAATTCTTTGACAGCTTTTATTAACTTATCTATATCACTTTTATTTGTATAAAAATGATATGAGACTCTTACTACATGATCAAGGTTTAGAATTTCATTTGCTAACTTTGCACATGATAAACCAGATCTTACAATAATTTTTTTATTTCCAAGATATGAAGAAAAATCTTGGCTAAAAATATTCTCTTTAATAAAAATGGAATTAAAGGCATTAATGCCTTTATTTAGTACTTTGATTCCTTCAATTTTACCAAGTT is drawn from Malacoplasma penetrans HF-2 and contains these coding sequences:
- a CDS encoding iron-sulfur cluster assembly scaffold protein, giving the protein MGYFSDDEAQSRKLILDHYEIPDNKISEDEASKLNDIYVSFNNRTASCIDNLTLYLKEENGIIVDVKFSGIGCAISTASTDIFCTMIKNKKVNDISDLIRKYFNMIDGDSFNEEELQYLSVFKNISKQLNRIKCAKVGIVAIEQLVTK